From the genome of Canis aureus isolate CA01 chromosome 29, VMU_Caureus_v.1.0, whole genome shotgun sequence:
CTAGGAAAGTGgcctaacttctctgagcctctggttCCTTattgattaaatgaaaatattatcatGTTCTTCATATGGCTATTAAGAATTAGTTCTTATGTAACACTCTAGAGAGGATTGGGAGACAGTGTGAAAGAAGTCCCAGCATGGATTGGCTATAAGGCTAATTACCAATCATGAGTCTTGAGACAGACACAGGGCTGAATTTTGCTCTTACCATAACTAGGTGTGTATGTTTGGGCAAAATACTTAACCTACATAAGCCTACAATATGGGAGTGTTTCCTAGTCATAGAATACACTTAGCATGTACCAAATCTGAGGCAAACAGCTTCCTCCTatgtaaagtggaaaaaatacTAGTACCTGctttctagggtttttttttttccctagggtTTATACAAACTTAAAGTTAGATGCTCATAAGTAACTTGATTCAGTGCCTAATGTAGGAGCTTCACtcaaatattagaatatttggAAGGGCTGGGAGGATGGGGTGCCGGGAACAGGTGGCTAATTGGAAAGGGCACCAAGATATCCTCAGTAATGTAGTGGTGAGGGCATCCCTAAGCACAGGCCTCACCATTTGGGGCAGGTGGGTATGACCAGAAGTGTCACCAAGCGTAGACACAGACTAGCTGGCTTCTGGCCAGCAAAATGtgtttccctttgcctggaaacCGGGAGGAGTGGCTGAGGCACGCACGGCATGGAGGAGAGCAGTGCCACTAAAAagtggtgaggagtctgctctgGACCTCTCTGGCTCCCCCAAATGCTGGGGACCAgctcccctgggctgaaggagacGACTGGGGAACCACCTGGGAAGAACACTTCACCGCTAAGGGCTCGAAAAGGCCTTGGGTCCTTACTGCCTACTGAGAGCCAGGGGTTCGGCCCAGCCCTGGGACAAGAGGTGAGATGGAAAGTGAATGCCTTAGGAAGAGTTCCCCAAAACCATCAGGCGCGGTGCATGGGCTCCTGCTGTGAACCAGAACTGTGGGTTACAAGGCCCCAGGGATGGGTAGTGGAGGTAGAACAAAGGGTTTCCCCACACACTCCCACTGCAGGTGCGGACCAGCTCCCAGCATGTACTCCTTCAGCAGCCTGGCGCCCGGGGAAGGCATCTGGCCTCCCCTACAGCCCCTCCCCTATGCCTACCTGACTGgccctctgctgctgccccccATCCACGCTCACAGCTTCTGCAGCCGGCCCCCCCGCCTGATCGCAGGTGAGTGGCCGGCTCCGCGGGAATACCACTGCTTCCACGGCCCGGGCGCGCCCCTGGCGGCCGCGCCGCCCTCGTGGGCCTTCCCGCAGGCCTACGCCGCGGCCCTGCGCCCGCGTTTCCCCGCTCCAGGCTGCCTGGGGCCATCGCTACGAGGGACCGCGGCGGAGGGGAGCGCGGCTGCCCGGCGCGAGGCCCCGTGGCCGGAGGGCGCCAGCCAGCAGGCCGAGCTGCGCTGGGGCCGCGTGGAGCGCGCGCTGGACCCGCGCCTCGAGCTGCCGGACCTAGTGCGCCGGGAGCTGCGGCGCGTGTACGGCACGTACCCGCGCACCGACGTGCGCGTCACCTACCGCGGCGGGCAGTTCCTGCTTCGGGCCGCGCCGCGCGTCCGCGAGCACGAGTACCGTGTGCAGAGGCGCGTGCTGCGGCCGCCCGCCAGCGGCGACAGCGGCGACAGCAGCCCGGCCGCGGAAGCGGCGGAGTGTGGCCGCCGGAGGAAGAGGAAAGGCCCGAGCTGAGGACGCCGCAGGGCCCGGCGGCCGGCCCGGTGAGCACGCGCGCGCCTCTCCTCCCCTgcgcccgccgcctcccgcccgctACTGGGGAGACCTCCGCGGCGCGCCGGCGCCGGTGCACCTGTCACCTCGCTTTTTGCTTTCGTTTTTTACCGAGCCTACACGCCGCCCACCTGCTGCACTTCCCTAATTTCCCTCGCGTTTTTGCTGGATAGCGGGGGAAGGGCCAGAAGAGATCCAGAACATCTCGGGCGGGTgtcctgtttctcttcccttccactCGGACTTGGGAAACGTGGGTGTGAGCTGGAAGAGGGGCGTGGACCCTTTGTTTCGCCCGCCCCTCCTCCTCCGGGTCTTAGAAGCCTGCCCGGCACCAAGCCCCcactttcccttcccctctcctgcgTCTCACAGAGCTCCCCGAATTGCCCAAGCTCCTCTCCAAGCTGAGGGCCCACCTCTCGGCAGATTGTAGGGAAcagtaaataaatgaagtcaaGTGTATGCTTCGAGATCATTTTTCTGTttgaggggtggggatgggatgtTCCTCATCTCTGTAATGTGAGCCTTACTTCCCCGTCTCCGCACGGGCTGCGCCGGGCTGGGCCGAGCTCCCTGCTCCAGCAGCTGTGTTTCAGGGTGGCGGACGACATGCACCTAGGCCCGGCAGTGCACCAGGTCCCGCGGCCTGCCACCCACGGAGAGAGTCTTGAGGACATAAGCTCTTGTTGTAGCATGGGTGGTAGGCGTGGCTGAGGAAGGAATGCCTAAGACATAGATTTAGGGCTTTAACTGACATTTTCTAGTCTTGTAACTaggctttctgagcctcagtttctttatctgtaaaagaaGCATAAAATCAACCCAGCCTACCTAGAAAATTCACTAGGTTTGAAATTTAAGTTTCATGTCACTTCTTTTCTCCTCATTCTTGCTAACAGTCTTTAACGGGCTGAGTTTGCAGTATTCCAGGAGTTTGCTGGCGGGTTAGGCCACACATCCAATTTTGACTATGGGTCTGGCAAGACTCCAGATCTGATGCCCAGGCTGTACAAATGTGGCTCCTTGTGGAATTGCTTTCATTGAGTTTCCTTTTGTTAGATGGCCAACAGCTGCCTGGGTACACAGGTAATTATTGAAGCCATACACCACTCGACTGAATATATTGCTGTATTTATGAACCTCACGGAAGGGCTTGCAAGCCTTACCACTTGGGAAGAGTGTTTCTTCTGATGAGTGGTTTACCTTTATCTTGGAAGCACCAAGGATCTCATAActgatcatatttttctttttgccctgGCTTCTAGAGAGCTCAGAGTCAAATTTGCATAGCATCTTTTGTGTAAAACCTGGATCCTGAATGGTCACCCCtagtttcatcttattttcctgtcctttttttttttttttaattataaaaacaggGAGGTGGTGTAGTGTAATGCGtcggctgtgtgaccttaggtaaaTTGCTTAAAGCCCCTGAATCAGTTTCTACGTTGCAAATAGGGATAGTATTAGGACCTCTATCTCATGAGGTTATTAAAAAGATGtcgtagggatccctgggtggcgcagcggttcggcgcctgcctttggcccagggcgggttcctggagtcccaggatcaagtcccacgtcaggctcccggcatggagcccgcttctccctcctcctgtgtctctgcctctttctctctctatgtctatcataaataaataaatctttaaaaaaatatttaaaaaaataaataaaaaatattttgctatacagaaatatataaaataggaagttaaaatttttttaatatccttatcCCCAAATGATTAGTAGGGTCCAagctattatttttccttttcctgtgcaCATAGTATTAACTACATAAAAGGAATTGTACTGTTTTACCTGTTACATCTTACCATATTTTGGACATCATTCCATGCCAGTGCACATGGAGCTACCTCATTCTTTAACAGCCACCCAAAATTCTATACTGTTTGGATTCTTTCCAGTCAAAAGTCCATCCAACAAATTTCTTGAGTGCCTATTATTTGCCAGGAACTGTTCTAGGCCCTGGGGATAAAGTAATGAATGAGAACTATGACAGTTTCTGCCCTTATGGAGCTTGCATTATAGAAGGAGAAATGGAGATGAGGCAGCAGGCAAATAGATAAAGGAAAGTTGTTATAAGTACTACAGCAGGAATGAGAGGCTGAGATAGGAAATGCAAGTGTGGTCGTGGAGCTTAGAATAAGGTAAACAGGGAAGTTTTCTGAGGAAGTGGCCTTTCACCCAAGATCTAAAGAATGtgacatgggacacctgggtggctcagcggttgagtgtctgccttcagctcagggcatgatcctggagtcccacattggctccctgcatggagccagcctgcttcttcctctgcctatgtctctgcctgtgtgtgtgtgtgtgtgtgtgtgtgtgtgtgtgtctcatgaataagtaaataaaatcttaaaaaaaaaaaaaaaaagaatgtgacaaAGCTAGCTGTGCAAAGAAAAAGATGAGGAAGAAGCCAGGCAGAGGACATGGTAGGTGCAAAAGCctcaaggagggatccctgggtggcgcagcggtttggcgcctgcctttggcctggggcgcgatcctggagacccaggatcgagtcccacgtcgggctccctgcatggagcctgcttctccctctgcctgtgtctctgcctctctgtctctctctgtgtaactatcatgaataaataaataaaatctttaaaaaaaaaaaaaaagcctcaaggAATGAAAGTTATCTTCATTCCTTCAGCAGGTATTTGAGAATCTCCAATATGCCAGGCAGTATTCTAGGGACTGGGGTTACAGGAGAGAACCAAACAAGCCCTTGCCCTCATGCCCCTTACTTAAGAGATgtaacacagagaaagagagactgatAACAAGCAAATGGGTGAACATATGATGTAATAATGTCAGACAGTGATTAAGTGATAGGGTGCTGTTTTCAATAGATTAGctagggaaggcttctctgaagaGGTGATTCTTGAGTGGAGACTTACTAAAGACCTTCACAAGCCATTTGAATACCTGGGGGAGAAAAGCAGGTACAACAGGCCCGTGGCTGGAGTGTCCTTGTCCTGTGAGCAAGCAAGAAAGTGGCGGTTAGTGAGGTTAGGGATGATGGCAGATCCTGTGGCACCTTGAAGCCATGCTGAGAATTTTGGATTTATTCTTAGTGGATGGAGTGTTATGAGCAAGAGAGAATGtgatcagaatttttttttaattattctggaTGCTGTGTGGAAAAGAGACTGTAAAGGGGCCATTGCATAAATAGGGAGACTCGTTGGGAGGGGCTTTTAAAGTAATATAGACAAAATCAAATGGTGGCTTGGTCTTACTTGGAAGTAGTGAGGgtgaggagaaaaagaatgtcCTTGAATATGCATTTTTGTTCACAAGTATTCAATTGTTGAATCTAAAGTCTTAGAAATGGAATCATTAACCACTGCCATTGAGCACTGGTAGCAACAAGTACAGCCAGCACCCTGATCTTTGATTCCACATTTCATTCTCCACTAGAAGGAACCAGGCCTACCAGGAAAAGCTGCTTCCGAGGCTGTAGCCAAGAAGGTATAAGATAAGCCTGAAATGTCTTGTGCCGTAAAATAAAGATTTGTTCAGAAATGTCAAAGAAGCCAGTTTGAAGGGACTTCCACTGGCTAAATCAGGGACAATTTAAGCATCAAAATAATCAcagttgggtgcctgggtggctcagccggttgagcATTGCCTTCTGCCttgggcacaggtcatgatccctggtcagcatcatgctccctgctcagcgagtggggagcctgcttttccctctccctctgcccctacccctacaTGTGCGCTCTTCctgtctcaaatagataaatataaaatctttaaaaaaagatgggatccctgggtggcgcagcggtttggcgcctgcctttggcccagggcgcgatcctggagacccaggatcgagtcccacgtcgggctcccggtgcatggagcctgcttctccctctgcctgtgtctctgcctctctctctctctgtgactatcataaataaataaaaattaaaaaaaaaaaactttaaaaaaagaaaaaatcacagtAACAGATTATTACCTACTGATTAAATAATAGCTATTACGTACATCCTAACATTAAACAAATATGAAAGGAAAGCTCTTGCTCACAGCAGGAGGAATAATGAGGTCAGAAAATCTGTCTCCAATCAATAATAATTGATCCTGGTGAGAATCATTCATGGATACTAAAATGAATGGGTAAAAGTTTGATGAGAAACAGTGTTTATTTAGTTTTGAAGTATGTTCCAAGAAGATATTtgttaattacaaagaaaaaaatagtaacctAGTAGAATTGTAGGGAAAATTGATAGACAACACTTGAAGTGCACTGCAGTGGTTCCTCTTGAATAAAGTCTTTCTCACCATCTAATGAGTGTCttgaaaattttttcctttaacataaAGACAGATCGACATTATGTGCTTTATGATATATTAAACTGAGAAAACACAACATCAATTCAGCAGCAATACATAATCATGAGGAAACTTCAGATAAATGTAAACAGACAACCACAGTGgtctttattgttaaaaaatatcaatgtcatgaaagacaaaggaagGCTGAAAAGCTCTTTCAGGTCAAAGGAGACTAAGAGACATGAAAACTAAATGCAACCCATAATCCTGTGTTGGATTCTTATTTGAAAGCTGTTAAGAAGGACATTAATGGGACAAGTAGCAAGATTTGAATAAGGACTGTAGATTAGAGAAAGCAAAATGGCAAAAGGTTAACGGTGAATCTGGAAGAAGGATAAGCAAGATTTCTTTGCAGTATTTGCAAAATTTTtgtaagtttaaaataatttctaactaaaaataaaaatactaagagggcatctgccttcagctcaggtcatgatcctggggtcctgggatcatgcctcccgcctgcatccagctccctgctcagtggagagtctgcttgagattctttctccttctgcccctccccactgctcctgctctctctctctcaagtaaataaaatcttaaaaaaaaaaaagtaaattgactCTCTGGGTCAAAAAGTAGTAAATGTATTACATAGCTATGTctatgtgttaattttttttttttatgtgttaaaTTTTAATCTTGGAGAACTATCTGCATGCCAGTAAGTCtcctcaaatccttttttttttcttaagattttatttatttatttattcatagagagagagagagaggcagagacacaggcagagggagaagcaggctccctgcagggaggtcgacgtgggactcgatcctgggtctccaggatcacaccccggactgcaggcggcgccaaaccactgcgccactgggctGCCTTTTTTGAAACAAGGCAGGTTTCACCTAAATCCTGAGTTTCATGTCAcaataaatgtgttttgttatCTCCTtacttctctctcctcttgggTTCAGACCTTGAAGTTTCTTAACTTCCTCCATCTCTGACAATCTGCATTGCTCACAGACATTTCTCCCCAGGGCTTCCACTTCTGCCCTAGAAATGCCCATAGGTTGCACATCAGTTTACCCCCAGCCCCACTAAGGAAGGGTCCCAAGCCTGATTACAGGCTTTTTGAAGGAAGTACAGCCACTCATCTCAGTCCAGCATGCTGCCATACACATCTTTCCAAATCCCAGTGCTTGCTCCAGGCCCTGTGGATGTAAgggagccctgcagggagcctaggTGCCTCCTTCTTTGATCTTTTATTTGAACTTAACCCTTAGAAGCTTAGAACTCATAAAACATCTCCGCTGCCAGGGACTTTGCTGTTCACCCGGTCCAATCCCCTCAATTTACATTATGCTGGGAATCCAAGGCCAGAGAGAAAGTGTGACTCAACCAAGGTTATCCAGAACTCCTGGATCTCAGCAGGGCTTGGGCCACCAAACTCTGGCCTCCTCCTGGTTTTGCCCCACCCTtacctgaccctggcatctggtcTGGAGCCATTCACTCAATAAACTCTGGCTAATTTTAAGCCTTATCCTACCTCCCAGTGGGGTAGCTCACATTCTATTTAAGGGAAGATAATAAGAATCATAATAAACTCACACACTTAACTGAGAACTTACTGTGTGTAGGTACTATGTTAAAGCCCTGAACAGAAACTATCAAATCATTTAAGCCTCACAAAACTTTGATGtccatataattattttttccatttactgaggaggaaactgaggcctataGGGACGACAGCTTACCAAGGTCACACATGGATAATGCATCTGGGAAATCTGACTGTACCTTAATTTTTAGGCCAAACTGCCTCTTCATACATTAGCCACACTTAGCAAAATGCAAGCAATATTTACTGAATAGCTATGAGGTACAAAACACAGGACTAGATGTTATGGAGCTCATGAATGAGCAAGCCCCTCTAGAGAGGAGTATAGAAGATTTGCAGGAGATCATCTGCACTGTTGGGAAGTTGAGGCAGGCTTCTTTGAAGAGGCATCTCAGAGAGACTTCGTGAAGGATGTATAGGATCCCAACAGACAGTGATGGGAAAGAGGTGTCCCAAGAAGAACTGAGGAGGGTTCAGCATGAGTAAAAGCAGCAGAAGCAGGGAGCAACGGGGGTTTCATTAGAGGGCAGGTTATGACTGCCCTCTAATGGGCAAATGAGCAAGGGAATCTCTGGCTTGAAAGCTAAGTGGAAGCCATACTGTGAAAGACTTTAATGACAAAGGGGCTTGGGGGAGCCATTGAGGTCTTTGAACAGAAGGGTAGCCCAAGTTGAAGTTATTAAAAGATCTGGCTGGTGCCTGGAGGAAAGCAAAATGGCAAAAGGTTGGAATGCTGTGAGCCCAAGCCAGCAGCTTCCCCATGGCCTCCATATTGACGGTAGAGCACAGCCGGGCACCAGAACTGAGTCCCTAGGCTGTTTGCTCAAGCTCACAGCCTATGGAATTCAGTTCTCAGAGCCAGGTGGCCAGCGTTCTCTCAGCCTTGATACTTCCcctcctgtgttc
Proteins encoded in this window:
- the C29H10orf95 gene encoding uncharacterized protein C10orf95 homolog isoform X2: MYSFSSLAPGEGIWPPLQPLPYAYLTGPLLLPPIHAHSFCSRPPRLIAGEWPAPREYHCFHGPGAPLAAAPPSWAFPQAYAAALRPRFPAPGCLGPSLRGTAAEGSAAARREAPWPEGASQQAELRWGRVERALDPRLELPDLVRRELRRVYGTYPRTDVRVTYRGGQFLLRAAPRVREHEYRVQRRVLRPPASGDSGDSSPAAEAAECGRRRKRKGPS
- the C29H10orf95 gene encoding uncharacterized protein C10orf95 homolog isoform X1; this translates as MGSGGRTKGFPTHSHCRCGPAPSMYSFSSLAPGEGIWPPLQPLPYAYLTGPLLLPPIHAHSFCSRPPRLIAGEWPAPREYHCFHGPGAPLAAAPPSWAFPQAYAAALRPRFPAPGCLGPSLRGTAAEGSAAARREAPWPEGASQQAELRWGRVERALDPRLELPDLVRRELRRVYGTYPRTDVRVTYRGGQFLLRAAPRVREHEYRVQRRVLRPPASGDSGDSSPAAEAAECGRRRKRKGPS